From a region of the Corallococcus coralloides DSM 2259 genome:
- a CDS encoding CheR family methyltransferase: MTSSSERWTPVHAWLQAHTGMALSGAQRRRLDARLDALGHDQNAARLVAHLRTPAGAEELARLVDAVAVHTSEVFRDEVQLSAFREHVLSPRVQRSKTPLRIWSAGCAAGEEVATLLLLMAQEGADPSSRVLGTDISEQVLTRARELSFPADALRRVPEAARSRYFEPKGRRHALVESLRAQAEFRRHNLMEAPYPEAPGGGGFDIIFCRNVLIYFTPEAFQRTVRSLGERLAPGGVLVLSAAEPLLQVPPELRLLPSEHAFFYVREDAAPVEPVRPKRDSGRFPSIVTGASGSAAPKPDAPPVPPSAPDETAMAEADWLFSCVLDGASTGVPDEKSERDLRRCLDLDPDHVAARYLLGLLLEQCGQPGAALEAYRRALRAVESGRARPVPFFLNLPRLRVACARAVERLEAEGAR, encoded by the coding sequence ATGACGTCCTCCTCCGAGCGCTGGACTCCCGTCCACGCCTGGCTTCAGGCGCACACGGGCATGGCGCTGAGCGGGGCCCAGCGGCGGCGGTTGGACGCGCGGCTGGACGCGCTGGGACACGACCAGAACGCGGCGCGGCTGGTGGCCCACCTGCGCACGCCGGCGGGCGCGGAGGAGCTGGCGCGGCTGGTGGACGCGGTGGCGGTGCACACGTCGGAGGTGTTCCGGGACGAGGTGCAGCTGTCCGCCTTCCGCGAGCACGTGCTGTCGCCCCGGGTGCAGCGCTCCAAGACACCGCTGCGCATCTGGAGCGCGGGCTGCGCGGCGGGCGAGGAGGTCGCCACGCTGCTCCTCCTGATGGCGCAGGAGGGCGCGGATCCCTCAAGCCGCGTGCTGGGCACGGACATCTCCGAGCAGGTGCTCACCCGCGCGCGTGAGCTGAGCTTCCCGGCGGATGCGCTCCGGCGCGTGCCGGAAGCCGCGCGCTCGCGCTACTTCGAGCCGAAGGGCCGGCGCCATGCGCTGGTGGAGTCGCTGCGCGCGCAGGCCGAGTTCCGGCGCCACAACCTGATGGAGGCCCCGTATCCGGAGGCCCCCGGGGGCGGCGGGTTCGACATCATCTTCTGCCGCAACGTCCTCATCTACTTCACCCCGGAAGCCTTCCAGCGCACGGTGCGGAGCCTGGGCGAGCGGCTCGCGCCCGGCGGGGTGCTGGTGCTGTCCGCCGCGGAGCCCCTGCTCCAGGTGCCCCCGGAGCTGCGGCTGTTGCCCAGCGAGCACGCGTTCTTCTACGTGCGCGAGGACGCGGCGCCCGTGGAGCCTGTCCGGCCGAAGCGGGACTCCGGCCGGTTCCCGAGCATCGTCACCGGAGCCTCCGGATCCGCCGCGCCGAAGCCGGACGCGCCCCCGGTTCCGCCCTCGGCTCCGGACGAAACCGCGATGGCCGAGGCGGACTGGCTCTTCTCGTGCGTGCTGGACGGGGCCTCCACGGGCGTCCCGGATGAGAAGTCCGAGCGCGACCTGCGCCGGTGCCTGGACCTGGATCCGGACCACGTCGCCGCCCGCTACCTGCTGGGGCTCCTCCTGGAGCAGTGCGGCCAGCCCGGCGCCGCCCTGGAGGCCTACCGGCGGGCCCTGCGGGCGGTGGAGTCCGGGCGGGCGCGGCCGGTGCCCTTCTTCCTCAACCTGCCCCGGCTCCGGGTGGCCTGTGCCCGGGCCGTGGAGCGGTTGGAGGCGGAAGGGGCGCGCTGA
- a CDS encoding hybrid sensor histidine kinase/response regulator → MNPSERLLKQFRDLVTVRLERINRSLMELESGGNLEAGQRVLRELHGLKGEARMMGFSEINTLAHEMEELVRCAEPQRYRLSSESTDALLATADTVLALSGALQAGEPLLAVETLVATLQQRVIVESARPAEGGRTSKGEGASHLIVTDRREPSAAVVVPAHWSAPASRPDASAGGASPGAGASQFLATALRTETPGSPAGTHGEPSTAGGAPGAAHGSPTPGQIAGAAPGSHGLHPSTSGQSHLVVPVAGGPGGSHLVAPVTGGKEGSHLVAPVTGGPGSAHLVASAPGSTGAHLGGAAGSPGNSHLVGSAPGTSSNPHPANPAASPGTRMVDTARSRPPAAPKHGTATVRTGDVRMDTAVRIGVASLDMLTSAVTNLGQVARRRELATARRLELARELSELARTAEDLGPAGVALAERLGRAKELAATLHREAKLLANAELRDLDQVSEEIQGLRMLPLSVLFEPYPRMVRDLARELGKEVELVVDGEDTRADRSVVEALREPLMHLVRNALDHGLETRVDRVASAKHPRGCLTLRAAREGSRIILRVEDDGAGMDPALLRRVAVRRGVLDEPAANALSDAAARDLVFLPGFTSRDVVTDLSGRGVGLDAVRTSLQALGGDVGVESAPGWGTIFTLRVPVSLTVAPLLFVQVFDETLALSAVHVSRALKVDASEVGEVAGRPTLRMEGRVLPFASLASLLGLATERPAREGELVLVVKGQGMEAALAVDRVLEERVQAILPLKGILARYTHLTGATSLADGRLAMVLSAAALAAGVHGTAPLKLARPPVRAPAPRRRRILVVDDSPLTRELVANLLEAVGYDTLRAADGPSALEQLGQEGPPVELVVTDLEMPEMDGVELTRRLKSDPARRGLPVVILTTRGGEADRARGLAAGADGYITKGDLVRQDLVDVVGRLLA, encoded by the coding sequence GTGAACCCCAGCGAACGGCTCCTCAAGCAGTTTCGCGACCTGGTCACGGTCCGTCTGGAGCGCATCAACCGCTCCCTGATGGAGCTGGAGTCCGGGGGCAACCTGGAGGCCGGGCAGCGGGTGCTGCGCGAGCTGCACGGGCTCAAGGGCGAGGCCCGGATGATGGGCTTCAGCGAAATCAACACGCTGGCGCACGAGATGGAGGAGTTGGTCCGGTGCGCGGAGCCGCAGCGCTACCGGCTGTCGTCGGAGTCCACCGACGCGCTGCTCGCCACGGCGGACACGGTGCTCGCGCTGTCGGGCGCGCTCCAGGCGGGTGAGCCGTTGCTGGCGGTGGAGACGCTGGTGGCGACGCTGCAGCAGCGGGTCATCGTGGAGTCCGCGCGTCCGGCAGAGGGCGGCCGGACTTCGAAGGGGGAGGGAGCGTCGCACCTCATCGTGACGGACCGCCGGGAGCCGTCCGCGGCCGTGGTGGTCCCCGCGCACTGGAGCGCGCCCGCATCACGCCCGGACGCGTCGGCGGGAGGCGCATCACCGGGAGCCGGCGCATCGCAGTTCCTCGCCACGGCCCTCCGGACGGAGACGCCCGGGAGTCCGGCGGGAACGCACGGGGAGCCGTCCACGGCTGGGGGCGCACCGGGCGCCGCGCACGGGAGCCCCACTCCCGGTCAGATCGCGGGGGCCGCGCCCGGCTCGCACGGTCTCCATCCGAGTACTTCGGGCCAGTCGCACCTCGTGGTCCCAGTGGCGGGAGGCCCGGGAGGCTCGCACCTCGTCGCTCCGGTGACGGGAGGCAAGGAAGGCTCGCACCTCGTCGCCCCGGTGACGGGAGGCCCGGGCAGCGCGCACCTCGTGGCGTCCGCTCCCGGAAGCACGGGGGCGCACCTGGGCGGCGCCGCCGGCAGTCCAGGGAACTCGCACCTCGTAGGCTCGGCTCCGGGCACGTCTTCGAACCCGCACCCCGCGAATCCAGCCGCGTCGCCCGGCACGCGGATGGTCGACACCGCTCGCTCGCGCCCGCCCGCCGCGCCGAAGCACGGAACCGCCACGGTCCGCACCGGCGATGTCCGCATGGACACGGCCGTGCGCATCGGCGTGGCCAGCCTGGACATGCTCACCAGCGCGGTCACCAACCTGGGCCAGGTGGCCCGCCGCCGCGAACTGGCCACCGCGCGCCGCCTGGAGCTCGCGCGCGAACTGAGCGAGCTGGCCCGCACCGCGGAAGATCTGGGCCCCGCGGGCGTCGCGCTCGCGGAGCGCCTGGGCCGCGCCAAGGAGCTGGCCGCCACCCTGCACCGCGAGGCCAAGCTGCTCGCCAACGCGGAGCTGCGCGACCTGGATCAGGTGTCGGAGGAGATCCAGGGCCTGCGCATGCTGCCCCTCTCCGTCCTCTTCGAACCCTATCCCCGCATGGTCCGCGACCTGGCGCGGGAGCTGGGCAAGGAGGTGGAGCTCGTCGTGGACGGCGAGGACACCCGCGCGGACCGCTCCGTCGTGGAGGCCCTGCGCGAACCCCTCATGCACCTGGTCCGCAACGCGCTGGACCACGGCCTGGAGACGCGCGTGGACCGCGTCGCCTCCGCAAAGCACCCCCGGGGCTGCCTCACCCTGCGCGCCGCCCGCGAGGGCAGCCGCATCATCCTGCGCGTGGAGGACGACGGCGCGGGCATGGATCCGGCGCTCCTTCGCCGCGTGGCCGTGCGCCGGGGCGTCCTGGACGAGCCCGCCGCCAACGCCCTGTCCGACGCCGCCGCGCGCGACCTCGTCTTCCTGCCCGGCTTCACCTCGCGTGACGTCGTCACCGACCTGTCGGGTCGGGGCGTGGGGCTGGATGCCGTGCGGACCTCGCTCCAGGCCCTGGGCGGCGATGTGGGCGTGGAGTCCGCGCCCGGCTGGGGCACCATCTTCACCCTGCGAGTCCCGGTGTCCCTCACCGTGGCGCCCCTGCTCTTCGTCCAGGTCTTCGACGAGACGCTCGCCCTGAGCGCCGTCCACGTCTCCCGCGCCCTCAAGGTGGACGCCTCCGAGGTGGGAGAGGTCGCCGGCCGTCCCACCCTCCGGATGGAGGGACGCGTGCTGCCCTTCGCCTCGCTGGCGTCGCTCCTGGGACTCGCCACCGAGCGCCCCGCCCGGGAGGGCGAGCTGGTGCTGGTGGTGAAGGGCCAGGGCATGGAGGCCGCACTGGCGGTGGACCGCGTCCTGGAGGAGCGCGTCCAGGCCATCCTCCCCTTGAAGGGGATCCTCGCGCGCTACACGCACCTCACCGGGGCCACGTCGCTCGCGGACGGGCGGCTGGCCATGGTGCTGTCCGCGGCCGCGCTGGCGGCGGGCGTTCACGGCACCGCGCCCCTGAAGCTCGCCCGGCCTCCGGTGCGGGCCCCCGCGCCGCGCCGCCGCCGCATCCTGGTGGTGGACGACTCTCCCCTCACCCGGGAGCTGGTGGCCAACCTGCTGGAGGCGGTGGGGTACGACACCCTCCGGGCGGCGGACGGCCCCTCGGCGCTGGAGCAGCTGGGGCAGGAGGGGCCCCCGGTGGAGCTGGTCGTCACCGACCTGGAGATGCCGGAGATGGACGGCGTGGAGCTCACCCGACGCCTGAAGTCGGACCCGGCCCGGCGCGGGCTGCCCGTCGTCATCCTCACCACCCGGGGAGGGGAGGCGGACCGGGCGCGTGGGTTGGCGGCCGGGGCGGACGGCTACATCACCAAGGGCGACCTCGTCCGCCAGGACCTGGTGGACGTCGTGGGGCGGCTCCTGGCCTGA
- a CDS encoding tetratricopeptide repeat protein, with protein MRRLVLFALLTAAVPGCFYPADRGRALEAKVDRLGADNAKLAAELKEARDQLAVTQPKLDEKIAQVTQALQSLDTAARRKDADIGVQFQKTVEDLAQLRGQVETYLYKIGELEAALGKSTEETNQRLLALQGTEAVKEAEAKKKAEELQRPTDKKEFLALAQEKAKAGDALIARQLYNEFVKKWPKDALVGEAHFGLGETYFTESKCREALFEYGKVVQDFAKTPSAPDAYLRSSDCFLKLKMKEESKLALEELVKGYPKSEAAKTAKTKLAELEKKAAPAPAPKKAKK; from the coding sequence ATGCGCAGGCTCGTGCTCTTCGCCCTGTTGACCGCCGCCGTTCCCGGCTGTTTCTACCCCGCCGACCGCGGCCGTGCCCTCGAAGCCAAGGTGGACCGGCTGGGCGCGGACAACGCCAAACTGGCCGCGGAGCTGAAGGAGGCGCGCGACCAGCTCGCCGTCACCCAGCCGAAGCTCGATGAGAAGATCGCCCAGGTGACGCAGGCCCTGCAGAGCCTGGACACCGCCGCGCGCCGCAAGGACGCGGACATCGGCGTGCAGTTCCAGAAGACGGTGGAGGACCTGGCGCAGCTGCGCGGCCAGGTGGAGACGTACCTCTACAAGATTGGTGAGCTGGAGGCCGCGCTCGGCAAGAGCACGGAGGAGACCAACCAGCGGCTCTTGGCGCTCCAGGGCACGGAGGCGGTGAAGGAGGCCGAGGCCAAGAAGAAGGCCGAGGAACTCCAGCGCCCCACGGACAAGAAGGAGTTCCTCGCGCTCGCGCAGGAGAAGGCGAAGGCCGGCGACGCGCTGATCGCGCGCCAGCTCTACAACGAGTTCGTGAAGAAGTGGCCCAAGGACGCGCTCGTGGGCGAGGCCCACTTCGGCCTGGGCGAGACGTACTTCACCGAGTCCAAGTGCCGCGAGGCCCTCTTCGAGTACGGCAAGGTGGTGCAGGACTTCGCGAAGACGCCGTCCGCGCCGGACGCGTACCTGCGCTCCTCCGACTGCTTCCTGAAGCTGAAGATGAAGGAGGAGTCGAAGCTGGCGCTGGAGGAGCTGGTGAAGGGCTACCCCAAGTCGGAAGCGGCCAAGACGGCGAAGACGAAGCTGGCGGAGCTGGAGAAGAAGGCCGCGCCGGCCCCCGCGCCGAAGAAGGCGAAGAAGTGA
- the cheB gene encoding chemotaxis-specific protein-glutamate methyltransferase CheB gives MGKKVTVLVVDDSVICRQLISAALSDDPDIQVVGTAANGQEAVALTKELRPHVITMDVDMPVMDGLTAVEHIMAECPTPILVLTGDPRSQAPALTYRALELGALALQIKPSIDAGPEAWNLTKEVKLISSVRVIRHVRGQKRGAPGMPHTPVPALPAASMGIVAVAASTGGPQVLYRMLSELPADFPAPIVIVQHINAAFSESLASWLANASKLKVRLAVDGDTLQPGLVLVAPPDQHMVVPVRGRVALKSGVERDGHMPSGTVLLESVAKAYARRAVGVVLTGMGADGADGLLAIKQSGGLALAQNEESCVVFGMPGAAVERKAVDHLIHGDDVAATLSRLARGESLAASR, from the coding sequence ATGGGCAAGAAAGTGACGGTGCTGGTGGTGGATGACTCGGTCATCTGCCGTCAGCTCATCAGCGCGGCGTTGAGCGACGACCCGGACATCCAGGTCGTTGGCACCGCCGCGAACGGCCAGGAGGCCGTTGCCCTCACGAAGGAGCTGCGCCCCCACGTCATCACCATGGACGTGGACATGCCCGTCATGGACGGGCTCACGGCCGTGGAGCACATCATGGCCGAGTGCCCCACGCCCATCCTGGTGCTGACGGGCGACCCTCGCTCGCAGGCCCCCGCGCTGACGTACCGCGCGCTGGAATTGGGCGCGCTGGCGCTGCAGATCAAGCCCTCCATCGACGCGGGGCCGGAGGCGTGGAACCTCACCAAGGAGGTGAAGCTCATCTCCTCCGTGCGCGTCATCCGCCACGTGCGCGGCCAGAAGCGTGGCGCGCCGGGGATGCCGCACACCCCCGTGCCGGCGCTGCCCGCGGCCTCCATGGGCATCGTCGCGGTGGCCGCCAGCACGGGCGGCCCGCAGGTGCTCTACCGGATGCTGTCGGAGCTGCCGGCGGACTTCCCGGCGCCCATCGTCATCGTCCAGCACATCAACGCCGCCTTCTCCGAGTCGCTGGCCAGCTGGCTCGCCAACGCGAGCAAGCTCAAGGTCCGGCTGGCCGTGGACGGGGACACGCTTCAGCCGGGGCTGGTGCTGGTGGCGCCGCCGGATCAGCACATGGTGGTGCCCGTGCGAGGCCGCGTGGCGCTCAAGTCCGGCGTGGAGCGCGACGGGCACATGCCCAGCGGCACCGTGCTGCTGGAGAGCGTGGCCAAGGCCTACGCCCGGCGCGCGGTGGGCGTGGTGCTCACCGGCATGGGCGCGGACGGGGCGGACGGGCTCTTGGCCATCAAGCAGTCCGGTGGGCTGGCGCTGGCGCAGAACGAGGAGTCCTGCGTGGTGTTCGGCATGCCGGGCGCGGCGGTGGAGCGCAAGGCGGTGGACCACCTCATCCACGGCGATGACGTCGCCGCCACCCTGTCGCGTCTGGCGCGCGGAGAGTCGCTGGCCGCAAGCCGCTGA
- a CDS encoding 5'-nucleotidase, whose protein sequence is MPVLALDAGNALFKTLAEGPEAKPRAELLLEQLDAQGYAAMAVGQRDLVLGVDFLKKKTKGTKLKLVSANLVDAKGQPLFPASVVTTVGGLKVGILGVSPESADGTAVLPAGVRGLPVGPAVTSEVKRLRQKEQVSLVVVLAAVPYVEAVKLAQGAEGVDFVVQSHDGRGVGMAQRQGVSTLVPPGERGRQVAKLELSVEGTGPFADLSEANRARESQRMVEANIARVQERLKTEKNEDARRSLQETLTSFEARRDALARTAAAQGPATGRTYQLTYLQLGADVASDAAVQKQVERVEPPGSAGH, encoded by the coding sequence GTGCCGGTGCTCGCACTGGACGCGGGCAACGCGCTCTTCAAGACCCTGGCGGAGGGCCCGGAGGCGAAGCCTCGCGCGGAGCTGCTCCTGGAGCAGCTGGACGCGCAGGGCTACGCGGCCATGGCCGTGGGCCAGCGCGACCTCGTGCTGGGCGTGGACTTCCTCAAGAAGAAGACGAAGGGCACGAAGCTGAAGCTCGTGTCCGCGAACCTCGTGGACGCGAAGGGGCAGCCGCTCTTCCCCGCGTCGGTGGTGACGACGGTGGGCGGGCTGAAGGTGGGCATCCTCGGCGTGTCCCCGGAGTCGGCGGATGGCACGGCCGTGCTGCCCGCGGGCGTGCGGGGCCTGCCGGTGGGGCCGGCGGTGACCTCCGAGGTGAAGCGCCTGCGCCAGAAGGAGCAGGTGTCGCTGGTGGTGGTGCTCGCGGCGGTGCCCTACGTGGAGGCCGTGAAGCTGGCCCAGGGCGCCGAGGGCGTGGACTTCGTGGTGCAGTCACACGACGGCCGGGGCGTGGGCATGGCGCAGCGCCAGGGCGTGTCCACGCTGGTGCCGCCCGGAGAGCGGGGCCGCCAGGTCGCGAAGCTGGAGCTGTCCGTGGAGGGCACCGGTCCCTTCGCGGACCTGTCCGAGGCGAACCGCGCCCGCGAGAGCCAGCGCATGGTGGAGGCGAACATCGCGCGGGTGCAGGAGCGCCTGAAGACGGAGAAGAACGAGGACGCGCGCCGCTCGCTCCAGGAGACGCTGACCTCCTTCGAGGCGCGGCGCGACGCCCTGGCCCGCACGGCGGCGGCGCAGGGCCCGGCGACAGGGCGCACGTACCAGCTCACCTACCTGCAGCTGGGGGCGGACGTGGCGTCGGATGCCGCCGTACAGAAGCAGGTGGAGCGCGTCGAGCCGCCCGGCTCCGCGGGTCACTGA
- a CDS encoding methyl-accepting chemotaxis protein, with the protein MDRYSHSGSRRAAFSQQLMFPVPLANLVGSTLGLHFASLVVGGDLTLPLGQLVVLVVGVSALHMLLGVGVSLRRFPRLRALERGALPPTPEHLAKAVGEVARAPGEAFFRSLGLWGLTTGVVAMSLWSTGSLPGKETLRVAGLGALFGPLSSLLVYGLVTLRARRGVLWVAEQGLTHAQVIAALPRRSRIRARLVAFTAICVVTPAVMCAQVVTALTDRLFDRLVGADSPVAQGVLVDAYTSSALLCAVVFGLALATAYLGGTLLGRPMRELSGEARRIAAGDLASPRLVPAEDEVWAVSAAFTTMRTHLADVLAELQRAGSQISATTEEILSTSGRYEAGAAEQASSLDETSATTEELARSAKQIAENASSVAEIAQRTLAAAQGGQRSAESFLGAMSRMRQDNQAIGSAVGRLDKRVQQIGKIVEFINGVADKSDLLALNAELEGTKAGEVGRGFSLVAAEMRRLAENVLESTKEIEGLIEEVREASAAAVTVTGGGVRAVETGTGLAEQVSESLRQIVDLAGRTSDSVRIISRSTQQQQAGTDQLAETMADILRITQQSLNATKQVGAANGDLLGLAQDLRGVVERFQIHQATLRKGGGG; encoded by the coding sequence ATGGACCGCTACTCGCACTCGGGCTCCCGGCGGGCCGCCTTCAGCCAGCAGCTGATGTTCCCCGTGCCGCTGGCGAACCTGGTGGGCTCCACGCTGGGGCTGCACTTCGCGTCGCTCGTGGTGGGCGGGGACCTGACGCTGCCGTTGGGCCAGCTCGTCGTCCTGGTGGTGGGCGTGAGCGCGCTGCACATGCTCCTGGGCGTGGGCGTGTCCCTGCGCCGCTTCCCCCGGCTGCGGGCCCTGGAGCGCGGAGCGCTGCCGCCCACGCCGGAGCACCTGGCGAAGGCGGTGGGTGAGGTGGCGCGCGCGCCGGGCGAGGCGTTCTTCCGCTCGCTGGGATTGTGGGGGCTGACCACGGGCGTGGTGGCGATGTCGCTCTGGTCGACCGGGAGCCTGCCTGGGAAGGAGACCCTGCGGGTCGCGGGGCTGGGGGCGCTGTTCGGCCCGCTCTCGTCGCTGCTCGTTTACGGGCTCGTCACGTTGAGGGCGCGGCGCGGCGTGCTGTGGGTGGCGGAGCAGGGGCTGACGCACGCGCAGGTCATCGCCGCGCTGCCCCGGCGCTCGCGCATCCGTGCGCGGCTGGTGGCCTTCACCGCCATCTGCGTGGTGACGCCCGCGGTGATGTGCGCGCAGGTCGTCACGGCGCTGACGGACCGGCTCTTCGACCGGCTGGTGGGCGCGGACAGCCCGGTCGCGCAGGGCGTGCTGGTGGACGCGTACACGTCCAGCGCGCTCCTGTGCGCGGTGGTGTTCGGCCTGGCGCTGGCCACGGCGTACCTGGGCGGAACGCTGCTGGGGCGGCCCATGCGGGAGTTGTCGGGCGAGGCTCGCCGCATCGCCGCGGGTGACCTGGCCAGCCCCCGGCTGGTGCCCGCGGAGGATGAGGTGTGGGCGGTGTCCGCGGCCTTCACCACGATGCGCACGCACCTGGCGGACGTGCTGGCGGAGCTTCAGCGCGCGGGCTCGCAGATTTCGGCCACCACGGAGGAGATTCTCAGCACCTCCGGGCGCTACGAGGCCGGCGCCGCGGAGCAGGCCAGCAGCCTGGACGAGACGAGCGCCACCACGGAGGAGCTGGCGCGCTCGGCGAAGCAGATCGCGGAGAACGCGAGCTCGGTGGCGGAGATCGCCCAGCGCACGCTGGCGGCGGCCCAGGGTGGACAGCGCAGCGCGGAGTCCTTCCTGGGGGCCATGTCGCGCATGCGCCAGGACAACCAGGCCATTGGCTCGGCGGTGGGGCGGCTGGACAAGCGCGTGCAGCAGATCGGGAAGATCGTCGAGTTCATCAACGGCGTCGCGGACAAGTCGGACCTGCTGGCGCTCAACGCGGAGCTGGAGGGCACCAAGGCGGGCGAGGTGGGGCGGGGCTTCTCGCTGGTGGCGGCGGAGATGCGAAGGCTCGCGGAGAACGTGCTGGAGTCCACGAAGGAGATTGAGGGGCTCATCGAGGAGGTGCGCGAGGCCTCCGCCGCGGCGGTGACGGTGACGGGCGGCGGCGTGCGCGCGGTGGAGACGGGGACGGGCCTGGCGGAGCAGGTGTCCGAGTCGCTTCGACAGATTGTCGACCTGGCGGGGCGGACGTCGGACTCGGTGCGGATCATCTCCCGGTCCACGCAGCAGCAGCAGGCGGGTACGGATCAGCTCGCGGAGACGATGGCGGACATCCTGCGCATCACGCAGCAGAGCCTCAACGCGACGAAGCAGGTGGGCGCGGCGAACGGGGACCTGTTGGGGCTGGCGCAGGATCTGCGCGGCGTGGTGGAGCGCTTCCAGATTCATCAGGCGACCCTGCGCAAGGGGGGCGGCGGGTGA